The Drosophila biarmipes strain raj3 chromosome X, RU_DBia_V1.1, whole genome shotgun sequence genome includes the window ATATGTATGCTTATGAATTTGAGGGATCCACATAAATCTTTGAACTTTTTCAGCAAAATTGTAACAAAACCGCAAATGGCTTCCAATAggcttaataataaaacaactaATTCATGTTTGATTCTCGACTTAAGTAACTCCTCGTGTGCGTAGTTATGTCAGTGTATGTACTGTGCATCACTGAACCATATAGTTACAGGGTATGCGGTGTCTCGGTTACCTGGGCCCACCTCTCCCATGCAATCGGAGGCATCGCAGCTGGATTTCTGCTCGGAGCGGGCGGTAAAcagttttattttacatatgtTTTGGCGACTTAAATGCAGCTTATTCATACGATGACGATGCGTGGATTTGGTGTCGTGTGGCTGGATGCATGTGGCTTTAAAATTAGTCAACTTGTGGAGCATTTCTTAGGGAAACTACCGAACCAACCGggtttgtaaaaaaaagtcAATGGGAGTCCAAGAAGTATGGGTAAAGGGCTTGGGTGAAGGCCAGTTACTGGCTGAACTTCACGCCAATGTTGTTCACGCGCGTCTGCATGTGCTGCAGCACGTCCTGCGAGAACTCCTCGATGGTGGTGAAGCGGCTCTTCTGGAAGCTGAAGATGTCGCCCAGAAAGGCGAGCAGCTGCTCCCGGAAGTAGTGGCAGATGTCGCGCAGGTTCTCGTTGGGCCCGAAGAAGCCCCAGGCCATCAGTGGCGATATCTGCTCGGATATCACGTAAAAGTGCGACATGAACCCGTTGGGGAACTTGAGCATCCGCTTCTTTGCCTTCAGCACGGACCACACGGCTGTGGTTAAGGCCTGAAAAAGACGCCAACATACAGGAGATGAATAAATATATGATCTCGACTTGTGGATGGTGCACTCACCGTCTCCTTGAATCCATTGGACAGCCAGCGGTTCTGCACCACCGCCGTAACGCTGGCGGGCGGTGCATCTAGGTCCTTGAACGAATCCAGGATGATGAAGTCCAGGCAGATGTCGTAGAAGGTCATCGCCTTGACATTGCGCTGCTCCAGCTCCATTTGGATGCACGGCCAGTTGTTGCTGTCGTGCAGATAGTTCACCATGTCCTCGTAGCCCACGAGAAACTCCTTGGTGTCCTTATCGCCCAGACAAAGGAGATCGGTAAGGATCTGCCGGCCGGAATCGCAGATCCACTGGCCCACAGCGGGATCCTTGAACAGGAACTGAAAGGCCAGTCGGACGCAGTGCAGCTTGGCCAAATATTCCGTGTCGGTGCTGCAGTGCATCAGCTCCGCCCGAATAGTGCGGCACGGCACCGTGTACTCATCGTGGTGCTTGAGGGCGGTCTGGAATAGCGGATACTCCTCGTACGAGGTCTCGATGAAGCCGTCGAACTCCCGCAGGTCCGCCACCTGGTCTAGGGCGGAGGCAAAGCTCTCCGCGGAATCAAAGTTCGGATCGGAACCCGCTCGACTTAGAACGCTGCCGGACTTACGCGACCGCCGATCGTCATCCGTCTCGCCTGCCTCCTCTTCGGCCTCGTCAATGGAATGCTCCTCGCGGAACAGCACCGAGCGCTGGTCGAGGAAGAGCAGTTCGCTTTGCTCCTGCAGCGTGTAGGCCATCTCCAGCAGGTTCTGGATCTCGCGGCAGAACTCCGAGTCCTCCGCCGTGGTCAACAGGGCGGGCAGTCCGCCGGGTGAATAATGAGCCGCCAGGGCGTCCTCCCAAAAGTTGATCACCGTGTCCAGCGCCTCCATGCCCATCATGCCCAGCTGTTGGGCTGTCAGTTGGGTGACCACTGAGCCAGGACCAGGACCGGCATTCTGTACACCCATCACGCCAACGCCAATCGAACCGGAGGCCATGGACAAGCGGTCCGAATAGGCCAAGGTGGAGCCAACGGGACTGCCCGATCTCGCCGAGGCCTTGGACCCGGCTATCGAGATGAGGTCATTGGGACTGCGCATGCTGTTGCGGTTCCTCCTGCCTGTGTACTTCCTGGCCCGACGCGGCGGACGCGGTGGCTTGCGGCGCCGAAGGAAGCGGGAGAGAACGCTCATCAGGGCCACACCGGCGGTCAGCGAGAAGAGGACCACCTGGCGAGGATTCAGAGGGTAAGTAATTGTTCTGATTGATTTAATTCATATTCTAAAGCCCCGATGTTAATCACTATCTGTAAAactgaatatttttaggttcTCTTGGCTATTTAAGCTTCAATAATGCTACTAAGTACTACTTGCAAATGTGCTCTTGCTCTATAGGAACCTCCAGACCCTATCCCACCTATATCCCTAGGTAAAAGAGCTTTCTAAGCTTTTTTCACCCTATCCCACACCTTTCTTTGATTCTTAAGAGTAGTTTGATCTTTGAACGCACCTTTGTAGTGGTGGAGACGCGGAAGGGCAGCAGGCTGCCGCCGCTGGTCCACGAGGCCGGCATGATGCGCTGCATCCTGCGGCACAGGAAGCTCCTGTGTGGATCCTCAGAATCCTGcgggaatgggaatggaaaACGGGAATCTCTGTGTGCCGATGCGGCGGATTGTGCTCGTGCTTTGAGGTTAGGCCTCGGCGCCCACTCCTCGAGGGCCGCTCATGGGCTAGCGCTATCTTGTTTGATTTCTGGCGCGGCTTCGACCCTGCGCTCCATGTGCGGTCGCCCTTCGGAATGCGGAGCGAGTTCGGCGgttgcaactgctgctggtgACTCCAACGAGTGTTTCGTCGCCTGGCTGACACGGCCCGGAATCTCCTCTTGTCGGCTGCTGGGCGGAGGCTCAAGCCACGGCTGCTTATCAGTGGAAACTTTCACTTTTAGGcctcaaaacaacaaaattgcATCACAATGTTTCAGGGAGAGCGCGGCGGCAAAAGATCCAGCTGATTGCGAGGTTGCCACCTGGTGGCAGACCAAGTCCCCAGAGGCGTTGCCAGACCGACGGCCCGCTGGTGGCGTGACCACAAAAGTCACTGTTTTTACTCAGTAATTTATATCAATGTTTTTAGGGAACGCACATTACAGACATAGTTCTGTTAAAAATgagaattattaaaaacaaattgtgaAATAAGTAAGTTTTAAGTATTTCCTGTTTTCAAAAGGGCtatttgtatgtatatttgaACATGTGTACAATATTTCCTTGAATTGTTTGTGTAATGATGAAAAAGTAATATTGTTTGCATATTTCtgtcaaaaataaagtttaagtCGACGAGGACTTAAATCGAATtgacaaacacatttttgaGTAACAACAGACATAATCAAACAtataaaaacactaaaaaacgCGTATTTATGGTCAAAACCTGgtcaaaaaccaaaaattaaatcttcccAAAAATGATAGGGATCGTCCTGGTCCTGGTGGACCCCCATacaaaatatggaaaattaaaaaaaaaaattttaacttccCAAAAATGATagggatcgttagcaaattaagcaagctgtccaaaacagtcgctcttttagctgtacgccttgatttgggtAAACTTCGATCAAAAAACTACTAAAAAAGGagcatttttggccaaaatctgaattccaaaaaatcctAATGGACCCCCTTACgaaatttggaaaaattttaaaaaaattaaatcttcccAAAAATGATagggatcgttagcaaattaggcaagctgtccaaaacagtcgctcttttagctgtacgccttgatttggctaaactacgatcaagaaaccactaaaaaaggagcatttttggccaaaatctgaattccaaaaaatcctCTCacaaaatatggaaaatttaaaaaaaaattaaatcatccCAAAAATGATAGGGGTccttagcaaattaagcaagctgtccaaaacagtcgctcttttagctgtacgccttgatttgggtaaactacgatcaagaaaccactaaaaaaggagcatttttggccaaaatctgaattccaaaaaatcctggtggacccccttacaaaatttggaaaaaattaaatcttcccAAAAATGATagggatcgttagcaaattaagcaagctgtccaaaacagtcgcttttttagctgtacgccttgatttgggtaaactacgatcaagaaaccactaaaaaaggagcatttttggccaaaatctgaattccaaaaaatcctggtggacccccttacaaaatttggaaaaatttaaaaaaaattaaatcttcccAAAAATGATagggatcgttagcaaattaagcaagctgtccaaaacagtcgctTTTTTAGCTGTTCGCCTTGATTTGGGTAAACTACTAAAAAAGGAGCATTTTTGGCCAACAcctgaattccaaaaaatcctggtggacccccttacaaaatatggaaaatttgtaaaaaaatgtaatcttCCCAAAAATGATAGGGATccttagcaaattaagcaagcagtccaaaacagtcgctcttttagctgtacgccttgatttgggtaaactacgatcaagaaaccactaaaaaaggaGCATTTTTAGTCAAAatctgaattccaaaaaatcctgGTGGACCTCCTTacaaaatatggaaaatttgtaaaaaaatgtaatcttCCCAAAAATGATAGGGATccttagcaaattaagcaagctgtccaaaacagtcgctcttttagctgtacgccttgatttgggtaaactacgatcaagaaaccaataaaaaaggagcatttttggccaaaatctgaattccaaaaaatcctgGTGGACCctcttacaaaatattaatatatatatattattaaatatttcttaaggTGACAGGGGTCGTTGTAGTTGGGTTTTCCGGTATACGCGTGCTGCAGTCCAAGAAAAACGCATCTCTAATCACTGTTGATGCCGACCAGTTCGAACCGCTTCACCGCGTAGTCACAGTTCGCTCATGCCGTGACTTCCAGTCACCGGTGCAGCCGGCGCGCATCTCTGGCAGAGTTGCAAAC containing:
- the LOC108024022 gene encoding mitoguardin, which translates into the protein MQRIMPASWTSGGSLLPFRVSTTTKVVLFSLTAGVALMSVLSRFLRRRKPPRPPRRARKYTGRRNRNSMRSPNDLISIAGSKASARSGSPVGSTLAYSDRLSMASGSIGVGVMGVQNAGPGPGSVVTQLTAQQLGMMGMEALDTVINFWEDALAAHYSPGGLPALLTTAEDSEFCREIQNLLEMAYTLQEQSELLFLDQRSVLFREEHSIDEAEEEAGETDDDRRSRKSGSVLSRAGSDPNFDSAESFASALDQVADLREFDGFIETSYEEYPLFQTALKHHDEYTVPCRTIRAELMHCSTDTEYLAKLHCVRLAFQFLFKDPAVGQWICDSGRQILTDLLCLGDKDTKEFLVGYEDMVNYLHDSNNWPCIQMELEQRNVKAMTFYDICLDFIILDSFKDLDAPPASVTAVVQNRWLSNGFKETALTTAVWSVLKAKKRMLKFPNGFMSHFYVISEQISPLMAWGFFGPNENLRDICHYFREQLLAFLGDIFSFQKSRFTTIEEFSQDVLQHMQTRVNNIGVKFSQ